GCTGGTCATAGTGGAGTGACGCCACCGATGTCCCCACCACGCCTCCCGAACGGCAACGGCGCGACCATGACCCAGGCACCCACACCCACCGAGGACACCGTCCGCCGACTGGTCCGCTCCCTGCTCAAAGACAGCAAGGACGGCAAGGACGGCAGGAACGGCGAAGACAGCAAGGACGGCAGGAACGGCAAGCGCGGCGCCGGCGGCGGGGAGACCGCGACGAGCGGCGGCCCCGACGTCCGGCCCGCCACCGAGGGCGCCGAACCCGCCACCTGGTGGGTCGGCACCCGCCACGTGCTGCGCCTCGCCCCCGACCGCGAGGCCACCGCACGCCAGCGCCGCGAACTGCGCCTGCGCGACCTCGTCCGCCCGCACGTCCCGGTGGCCGTGCCGGCCAGCGTGGCGCACGGCGAGTGGGCCACCGGGCTGAGCTACACCCTGGACACCAAGGTGCCGGGCGGCTCGGGCGAGGAGCACGACGTGTCCGCCCTCGGCGAGGCCGACCTCGCCGGACTGCTCACCGGCCTGCGCGAGGTGCCGGTACGGCAGGCCGAGACCCTCGGCGTGCCGCGCGTCGCGCCGCGGTCCCTGGAGGCGCTGCGCCGGGCCGCCGCACGCGCCGCCGAACACCTCGCCGAGGCCGACGAGTTCGACGCCGCCCGACTGCACCAGCTCACCCCGCCCGGCGCGGCGCAGCTCGCCGCCCAGCCCGGCTCGGCCGTCCTCACCCACCACGCCCTGACGGGCGGCCACCTCGTGGTCAGCGCCGACGGGCGGGTGCGCGGCGTCCTCGGCTGGGCCCGTGCGGTCGTCGGCGACCCGGCCGAGGACATCGCGGGCCTCGCCCTCGCCGTCGGCTCACCCGCCGCCGTACGCGCCGCCACCCTCGCCGGCTACGGCGCCCGCCCCTGCCTGCGCGGCCTGTGGCTCGCCCGCTGCGACAGCGTCGTCCACCTCGCCGAGGCCCTCACCACCGGCAAGGACGCCACCCTGCAGCGGACCCGGCTGCGCCGCGCCTGGGAGCCGATCCTGCTGGAACGGGTGACGGACCTGAGGGACACCGACGACGCCCTGTAGCGGTGCGGGCGGCGGAACACCGTGACACGCCTCAGTCCTGGACGAGCACCACGCCCGACTCCCCGGGCAGGTGCAGCACCCCGTCGTCCCCGGGCGTCTCGACGGGCTCCCACGCGGCCAGCACGCGCGCCCGGGGCACGCCGAGCGACAGCGCGGCCGGCTCCGGCGCCAGGTTCACCGCCACGAGGACGTCCCCGCGCCGGAAGGCGAGCCAGCGGCGCTCCTCGTCGTACGCCACCTTGGTGTCGGCGAGGTCGGGATCGGTCAGGTCGGCCTGCTCGTGGCGCAGGGCGAGGAGCCGCCGGTACCAGGCCAGCACGCGCGCGTGGGGCTCGCGTTCCGGCTCGGACCAGTCCAGGCAGGAGCGGTCGCGGGTCGCCGGGTCCTGCGGGTCGGGCACGTCCTCCTCCTTCCAGCCGTGCGCGGCGAACTCCCGCCGCCTGCCCCGCCGTACGGCGTCCGCCAGCTCAGGGTCGGTGTGGTCGGTGAAGAACTGCCAGGGCGTGCCCGCCGCCCACTCCTCGCCCATGAACAGCATCGGCGTGAACGGCGCCGTCAGGACCAGCGTGGCCGCGCAGGCGAGCAGCCCCGGGGAGACCAGGGCCGAAAGCCGGTCCCCCTGGGCGCGGTTGCCGACCTGGTCGTGGGTCTGGCTGTAGCCGAGCAGCCGGTGCCCGGCCACGCGCGTGCGGTCCAGGGGGCGTCCGTGGTGCCGCTGACGGAAGCTCGAGTACGAGCCGTCGTGGAAGTAGCCGCCGGTGAGGGTCTTGGCGAGCCCCGCGAGGGGAGCGCGCGCGAAGTCGGCGTAGTAGCCCTGCGACTCGCCCGTCAGCGTGGTGTGCAGGGCGTGGTGGAAGTCGTCGTTCCACTGCGCGTGCAGCCCGAGGCCCCCCTCCGCGCGGGAGGTGATGAGCCGCGGGTCGTTCAGATCCGACTCGGCGACCAGGAACAGCGGCCGGTCCACCTCCCCGGCCAGGGCGTCCACGGCCGCCGACAGCTCCTCCAGGAAGTGGCGCGCGCGCGTGTCCACCAGGGCGTGCACGGCGTCCAGGCGCAGCCCGTCGAGCCGGTAGTCCCGCAGCCACGCCAGCGCGCTGCCGATCAGATACGCGCGCACCTCGTCCGAGCCGGGCGCGTCCAGGTTGACCGCGGCGCCCCAGGGCGTGTGGTGCGTGTCCGTGAGGTAGGGGCCGAAGACCGGCAGGTAGTTGCCGGACGGGCCGAAGTGGTTGTGCACCACGTCGAGCACCACGCCCAGGCCGAGTTCGTGGGCCCGGTCGACGAAGCGTTTCAGCGCCTCGGGCCCGCCGTACGGCTCGTGCACCGCCCACAGCGAGACGCCCTCGTAGCCCCAGCCGTGCGTGCCCGGGAAGGGGCACAGCGGCATCAGCTGCACGTGCGTGACTCCCAGTTCGGCGAGATGGCCGAGCCGCTCGGCCGCCGCATCCAGGGTGCCCTCGGACGTGTACGTGCCCACGTGCAGCTCGTACAGCACCGCCCCGGCCAGCGGCCGCCCCTGCCACGCCGCGCGCCAGGCGTACCGCTCGTGGTCGACGACCGCGCTCAGCCCGTCCGGGCCGTCCGGCTGCCGGCGCGAACGCGGATCGGGCAGCACGGGACCGTCGTCGAGCGCGAAACCGTACCGGGACCCGTCGCGCGCCTCGGCCTCGCCCCGCCACCACCCCACCCGTTCCGGATCGCGCTCCAACGCGCGCGTGACGCCGTCGCACTCGAGCGTCACTCGGCCGGCCTGCGGTGCCCACACCTCGAACTGCACGGACGGTTCCCCTTCGTCTGCTCACCGTG
This genomic stretch from Streptomyces sp. Go-475 harbors:
- a CDS encoding aminoglycoside phosphotransferase family protein codes for the protein MTQAPTPTEDTVRRLVRSLLKDSKDGKDGRNGEDSKDGRNGKRGAGGGETATSGGPDVRPATEGAEPATWWVGTRHVLRLAPDREATARQRRELRLRDLVRPHVPVAVPASVAHGEWATGLSYTLDTKVPGGSGEEHDVSALGEADLAGLLTGLREVPVRQAETLGVPRVAPRSLEALRRAAARAAEHLAEADEFDAARLHQLTPPGAAQLAAQPGSAVLTHHALTGGHLVVSADGRVRGVLGWARAVVGDPAEDIAGLALAVGSPAAVRAATLAGYGARPCLRGLWLARCDSVVHLAEALTTGKDATLQRTRLRRAWEPILLERVTDLRDTDDAL
- the treZ gene encoding malto-oligosyltrehalose trehalohydrolase, which codes for MQFEVWAPQAGRVTLECDGVTRALERDPERVGWWRGEAEARDGSRYGFALDDGPVLPDPRSRRQPDGPDGLSAVVDHERYAWRAAWQGRPLAGAVLYELHVGTYTSEGTLDAAAERLGHLAELGVTHVQLMPLCPFPGTHGWGYEGVSLWAVHEPYGGPEALKRFVDRAHELGLGVVLDVVHNHFGPSGNYLPVFGPYLTDTHHTPWGAAVNLDAPGSDEVRAYLIGSALAWLRDYRLDGLRLDAVHALVDTRARHFLEELSAAVDALAGEVDRPLFLVAESDLNDPRLITSRAEGGLGLHAQWNDDFHHALHTTLTGESQGYYADFARAPLAGLAKTLTGGYFHDGSYSSFRQRHHGRPLDRTRVAGHRLLGYSQTHDQVGNRAQGDRLSALVSPGLLACAATLVLTAPFTPMLFMGEEWAAGTPWQFFTDHTDPELADAVRRGRRREFAAHGWKEEDVPDPQDPATRDRSCLDWSEPEREPHARVLAWYRRLLALRHEQADLTDPDLADTKVAYDEERRWLAFRRGDVLVAVNLAPEPAALSLGVPRARVLAAWEPVETPGDDGVLHLPGESGVVLVQD